A stretch of Microbulbifer sp. SAOS-129_SWC DNA encodes these proteins:
- a CDS encoding cupredoxin domain-containing protein — protein MLTLLVNVIGLLLIAAIVWWFWLGPKRHTAESVSGSEKLQILVKDGVYEPDRIRLPAGEEATLHFRREDASPCAEYVLFPDLEVSAQLAVNRDTEVHIPAAEPGEYPFTCQMQMYRGTLVVE, from the coding sequence ATGCTGACGCTACTGGTCAATGTCATCGGCCTGCTGCTGATCGCGGCGATTGTGTGGTGGTTCTGGCTCGGACCCAAGCGCCACACCGCGGAATCTGTCAGCGGTTCGGAAAAACTGCAGATACTGGTCAAGGATGGCGTCTACGAGCCGGACCGTATCCGCCTGCCGGCGGGCGAGGAAGCCACGCTGCATTTCCGCCGCGAGGACGCCAGTCCCTGTGCCGAATATGTGCTGTTCCCGGATCTGGAAGTGAGTGCACAGCTGGCGGTGAATCGCGATACCGAAGTGCATATCCCCGCAGCGGAGCCGGGCGAGTATCCGTTTACCTGCCAGATGCAGATGTATCGCGGCACGCTGGTGGTGGAATAG
- a CDS encoding heavy metal translocating P-type ATPase yields MAEHAKHEPHHDGGPLHRFQLEGVSCAGCVRKIESALQTVPGVEEARVNLGDRTLAVQGEVSAADCVAAVEGAGYGAEEIRASERELREQQRAEEQHHYRQLLWRAGLALGLGVPLMAWGLITGEMMVDSPMQQLVWGAVGLLALAVLIFCGGHFFSGALRAFRHHNANMDTLIALGTGTAWGFSMLVVALPQLVPEAARHVYFEASAMIIGLINLGQALEVRARGRTSAAVEKLLELQDPTARVLRDGSEVDVPLEQVQVGDRLRVRPGEKVPVDGRVLEGRSLVDESMLTGEPVPVQKAEGDALSAGTLNKNGSLLFEAEKVGAETRLSQIIEMVKNAQSSRVPIARLADRIAAIFVPTVMIIAIVAALVWFNWGPDPRAVHTLVVLTSVLIIACPCALGLATPMSVMVGVGKGAEYGVLVRNGKALQQASDLTTLVVDKTGTLTEGAPKLTDIETHGDSDVLLALLASLEQGSEHPLAEAVVAAARDKKLQLKSADDFEAITAHGVRGTVDGKTVLLGNRKLMQREKIDSDAWHERAEQLADLGRTAMYAAVDGEAAGLIAVADPIRDDAKAAIARLLQLGLRVEMLTGDSSATAEAVAQQLGIDRVHADLLPEDKEKIVGELQGKHELVGMAGDGINDAPALAKADVGFAIGAGTDVAIETADVTLMRSSLHGVADAIELSRATLRNIKQNLFGAFVYNSLGIPIAAGVLYPFTGALLSPVIAGAAMAFSSVTVVTNANRLRFFKPTEEGEK; encoded by the coding sequence ATGGCTGAACACGCGAAACATGAGCCGCACCACGACGGCGGTCCGCTGCACCGCTTCCAGCTGGAAGGGGTTTCGTGCGCGGGCTGTGTGCGCAAGATCGAGAGTGCGCTGCAGACTGTGCCCGGTGTCGAGGAGGCGCGGGTCAACCTGGGCGACCGCACGCTGGCGGTACAGGGTGAGGTGAGCGCCGCCGACTGTGTGGCGGCGGTAGAGGGCGCCGGTTACGGCGCCGAAGAGATCCGCGCCAGCGAACGCGAACTGCGCGAACAGCAGCGCGCCGAAGAACAACACCATTACCGCCAGTTGCTGTGGCGTGCGGGCCTGGCGCTGGGCCTCGGCGTGCCGCTGATGGCCTGGGGCCTGATCACCGGGGAGATGATGGTAGATTCCCCGATGCAGCAGCTGGTCTGGGGCGCTGTGGGCCTGCTGGCGCTGGCGGTGCTGATCTTTTGTGGCGGTCATTTTTTCAGTGGTGCGCTGCGCGCCTTCCGCCACCACAACGCCAATATGGACACGCTGATTGCGTTGGGCACCGGCACCGCCTGGGGCTTCTCGATGCTGGTGGTGGCACTACCCCAGTTGGTACCGGAGGCCGCGCGCCACGTCTATTTCGAGGCCAGCGCGATGATCATCGGTCTGATCAACCTGGGCCAGGCACTGGAGGTACGCGCCCGCGGCCGCACCAGTGCGGCGGTGGAAAAGCTGCTGGAACTGCAGGACCCCACCGCACGTGTGCTGCGCGACGGCAGCGAGGTGGATGTGCCACTGGAGCAGGTACAGGTGGGCGACCGCCTGCGCGTACGCCCCGGTGAGAAGGTCCCGGTGGACGGCCGCGTGCTCGAGGGCCGCAGCCTGGTGGATGAATCCATGCTCACCGGCGAGCCGGTGCCGGTTCAAAAAGCCGAGGGCGATGCGCTGTCTGCCGGCACCCTGAACAAGAACGGCAGCCTGTTGTTCGAGGCGGAAAAGGTCGGTGCCGAGACACGCCTGTCGCAGATTATCGAGATGGTCAAGAACGCGCAGAGTTCGCGCGTGCCGATCGCGCGGCTGGCGGACCGTATCGCCGCGATTTTCGTGCCTACGGTAATGATCATCGCGATTGTCGCCGCGCTGGTGTGGTTCAACTGGGGGCCGGACCCGCGCGCGGTGCACACGCTGGTGGTGTTGACGTCGGTACTGATCATCGCCTGCCCCTGCGCACTGGGCCTGGCCACGCCCATGTCGGTGATGGTCGGCGTTGGCAAGGGCGCCGAGTACGGCGTGCTGGTGCGCAACGGCAAGGCGCTGCAACAGGCCAGCGACCTGACCACCCTGGTGGTGGACAAGACCGGCACCCTGACCGAGGGCGCGCCGAAACTGACGGACATTGAAACCCACGGCGACAGCGACGTGCTGCTGGCGCTACTGGCGAGCCTGGAACAGGGCTCCGAGCACCCGCTGGCGGAGGCGGTAGTCGCGGCGGCGCGGGACAAAAAATTGCAACTCAAATCCGCCGACGATTTCGAGGCGATCACCGCCCACGGTGTGCGCGGTACTGTCGATGGCAAAACCGTACTGCTCGGCAATCGCAAATTGATGCAGCGGGAAAAAATCGACAGCGATGCCTGGCACGAGCGCGCGGAGCAGTTGGCCGACCTGGGGCGCACCGCCATGTATGCAGCGGTGGACGGCGAGGCCGCCGGCCTGATCGCCGTGGCCGACCCGATTCGCGACGACGCCAAGGCGGCCATTGCGCGCCTGCTGCAACTGGGCCTGCGGGTGGAAATGCTCACCGGCGACAGCAGTGCCACGGCGGAGGCGGTGGCGCAGCAGCTGGGTATCGATCGGGTACACGCCGACCTGCTACCGGAGGATAAGGAAAAGATCGTCGGCGAATTGCAGGGCAAGCACGAACTGGTGGGCATGGCCGGCGATGGCATCAACGATGCGCCGGCGCTGGCGAAGGCCGATGTGGGATTTGCCATCGGCGCCGGCACCGATGTGGCCATCGAGACCGCGGATGTGACGCTGATGCGCTCGTCGCTGCACGGTGTGGCCGATGCGATCGAACTGTCGCGGGCGACGCTGCGCAATATCAAGCAGAACCTGTTCGGTGCCTTCGTTTACAACAGCCTCGGCATTCCGATTGCCGCGGGTGTCCTGTATCCGTTTACCGGTGCGCTGCTGAGTCCGGTGATCGCCGGTGCGGCGATGGCATTTTCCTCGGTCACCGTGGTGACCAATGCCAACCGGCTGCGCTTTTTCAAGCCGACTGAAGAGGGGGAGAAATAA
- a CDS encoding permease, whose translation MQSFLETWHQAAVTTLGLFWMAFWAFALGYLVSSMIQVFVTRERMRASMGEAGAKSIGLATFFGFISSSCSFAALATTRALFAKGAGLVPALAFLLASTNLVIELGIVIGVFLGWQFVVGEYLGGVLLILLMWLLVRLTYPKKTVERARERAREAEDTESDGEIPDWKQLIRSRAGWRKVAERFVMEWKMVWKDVTIGFTVAGIIAAFVPREFFQALFVGSGEADPSFWQVLVQCLVGPVAAFFTFIGSMGNIPLAAVLFGNGVAFAGILAFMFSDLVVLPVLRIQARYYGWKMALYIAAVFLCILVASALLLHYGFAALDLLPDASAAEQITERHYFKVDYTLFLNLAFLLVSLGMFAWRVKSKGLPPLNTDSVSERLLLLLALLALGWLIIGALLPV comes from the coding sequence ATGCAGTCCTTCCTGGAAACCTGGCACCAGGCGGCGGTGACCACCCTGGGGCTCTTCTGGATGGCCTTCTGGGCCTTTGCGCTCGGTTACCTGGTCAGCAGCATGATCCAGGTGTTTGTGACCCGCGAGCGCATGCGCGCGAGCATGGGCGAGGCGGGGGCGAAGAGCATCGGCCTGGCCACCTTCTTCGGCTTTATCTCCAGCTCCTGTTCTTTCGCCGCGCTGGCCACCACCCGTGCGCTGTTTGCCAAGGGGGCGGGGCTGGTGCCGGCACTGGCATTCCTGCTGGCGTCCACCAACCTGGTGATCGAGCTGGGCATCGTGATCGGCGTGTTCCTCGGCTGGCAGTTTGTGGTCGGCGAGTATCTCGGCGGGGTGCTGTTGATCCTGCTGATGTGGCTGCTGGTGCGCCTTACCTATCCGAAGAAGACCGTTGAGCGGGCGCGCGAGCGCGCGCGGGAGGCCGAAGATACTGAAAGTGACGGCGAGATCCCGGACTGGAAGCAGCTGATCCGCTCCCGCGCCGGCTGGCGCAAGGTGGCCGAGCGCTTCGTGATGGAGTGGAAGATGGTGTGGAAGGACGTGACCATCGGTTTCACCGTGGCCGGGATTATCGCCGCCTTCGTGCCGCGGGAATTCTTCCAGGCGCTGTTCGTCGGCTCCGGCGAAGCCGATCCGTCTTTCTGGCAGGTACTGGTGCAGTGCCTGGTGGGACCGGTGGCGGCGTTTTTTACCTTTATCGGCTCGATGGGCAATATCCCGCTGGCGGCGGTGCTGTTTGGCAACGGCGTGGCCTTCGCCGGCATCCTGGCATTTATGTTCAGCGATCTGGTGGTGCTGCCGGTGTTGCGCATTCAGGCGCGCTACTACGGCTGGAAGATGGCGCTGTATATCGCCGCGGTATTCCTGTGCATCCTCGTCGCCAGCGCATTGCTGCTGCACTACGGTTTTGCCGCGCTGGACCTGTTGCCGGATGCCAGTGCCGCCGAGCAGATTACCGAGCGGCACTACTTCAAGGTGGATTACACCCTGTTTTTGAATCTGGCTTTCCTGCTGGTGTCGCTGGGCATGTTCGCCTGGCGGGTCAAAAGCAAGGGGCTGCCACCGCTCAATACCGACTCCGTGAGTGAGCGCCTACTGCTGCTGTTGGCCCTGCTGGCGCTGGGTTGGCTGATAATCGGTGCGCTGCTGCCGGTGTGA
- a CDS encoding DnaT-like ssDNA-binding domain-containing protein yields MKHPLLPERPLCISPTLAATLGLEEAVLLTALGDLTPFLTVEQHPGRDWYTADGEQLQQLLPFWQPADIQRVATSLRNQGALLLGAAPYGSSELLKFALPGEHTRPQAAAQGRAPQQPAAQLPASRSANTIGPGWQPDAETMARIAQLGVPEHFVREQLPEFVTYWRERGEPRHSFGALFLKQVKSKWEAYRATAQRKQPLPQDWRPGADTLSKLADEGVPSTFVQRGLQRFVDYHRSSGKQSISWDLEFNDWIMEDWEKQDTPFIEKRKPQAMTRDWQPSEHTWEQLRRLAINPNFAAELLPEFIYKWLERGGHSARWGEQFIEYAREEWAYYCQGIEKNPVAKPISRHWQPGGDCLSHLVNQCEIERDFALSLVPEFIIYWRGQNAARKSWDAVFVRHARHQWAARNKLAIGQSNGTQHTDNQRHDNQRTRDRSVLDIVTDTDW; encoded by the coding sequence ATGAAGCACCCCCTGCTACCAGAAAGACCCCTGTGTATCTCTCCCACTCTGGCCGCCACCCTCGGCCTGGAGGAAGCAGTGCTGCTCACGGCCCTGGGCGACCTGACGCCCTTCCTGACGGTGGAACAGCACCCCGGGCGCGACTGGTATACCGCCGACGGCGAGCAGCTGCAGCAACTGCTGCCCTTCTGGCAACCGGCGGATATCCAGCGGGTGGCCACCAGCCTGCGCAACCAGGGCGCCCTGCTGCTCGGTGCGGCGCCTTACGGCAGCAGCGAACTGCTCAAGTTCGCCCTGCCCGGTGAACACACCCGGCCGCAGGCCGCCGCCCAGGGTCGCGCGCCGCAGCAGCCGGCGGCGCAACTGCCCGCCAGCCGCAGCGCCAACACCATCGGTCCCGGCTGGCAGCCGGACGCCGAGACCATGGCGCGCATTGCCCAGCTGGGCGTGCCCGAGCACTTTGTGCGCGAGCAGCTGCCGGAGTTCGTGACCTACTGGCGCGAGCGCGGCGAGCCGCGCCACTCGTTCGGCGCGCTGTTCCTGAAACAGGTCAAGAGCAAGTGGGAGGCCTACCGCGCCACCGCGCAGCGCAAGCAGCCGCTGCCGCAGGACTGGCGCCCGGGCGCCGATACGCTGAGCAAGCTCGCCGACGAGGGCGTGCCCAGCACCTTCGTGCAGCGCGGCCTGCAGCGCTTTGTCGACTACCACCGCTCCAGCGGCAAGCAGTCCATCTCCTGGGATCTGGAATTCAACGACTGGATCATGGAAGACTGGGAGAAGCAGGACACGCCGTTTATCGAAAAGCGCAAACCGCAGGCGATGACCCGCGACTGGCAGCCCAGCGAGCACACCTGGGAACAGCTCCGGCGCCTGGCAATCAACCCCAACTTTGCCGCCGAGCTACTGCCGGAATTTATCTACAAATGGCTCGAGCGCGGCGGCCACAGCGCGCGCTGGGGCGAACAGTTTATCGAGTACGCGCGCGAGGAATGGGCCTACTACTGCCAGGGCATCGAGAAGAACCCGGTGGCCAAGCCCATCTCGCGCCACTGGCAGCCCGGCGGCGACTGCTTGAGCCACCTGGTCAATCAGTGTGAAATAGAGCGGGATTTCGCCCTCTCCCTGGTGCCGGAATTCATCATTTACTGGCGCGGCCAGAACGCCGCGCGCAAGAGCTGGGACGCCGTTTTCGTGCGTCACGCGCGCCACCAGTGGGCCGCGCGCAACAAGCTGGCAATAGGACAATCCAATGGTACGCAACACACCGACAACCAGCGCCACGACAACCAGAGGACAAGGGACCGATCCGTCCTCGACATCGTCACAGACACAGACTGGTAA
- a CDS encoding replication protein P, with protein MVRNTPTTSATTTRGQGTDPSSTSSQTQTGNHSADEQLNERKRALNEVFGLLKLSYHNQFNAAFSDTETLNHAKRLWLESLSAFSPAEIVAGAKRAIRQSEYLPTVHKMLTLCAAGDNGLPDARTAYREACNATSPKANFNWSHPVVYHAGRESNWFFLANNSESVAFPVFAEHYRKLCARVLEGEKLAAPQQLKLEENPGKPLSKAANAQKLAALRAEFDL; from the coding sequence ATGGTACGCAACACACCGACAACCAGCGCCACGACAACCAGAGGACAAGGGACCGATCCGTCCTCGACATCGTCACAGACACAGACTGGTAATCACAGCGCCGATGAGCAGCTCAATGAACGCAAGCGCGCGCTCAATGAAGTCTTTGGCCTGCTCAAGCTCAGCTACCACAACCAGTTCAACGCGGCGTTTTCCGATACCGAGACCCTGAACCACGCCAAGCGCCTGTGGCTTGAATCCCTGAGCGCGTTTTCCCCGGCGGAAATCGTCGCCGGCGCCAAGCGTGCCATCCGCCAGAGCGAATACCTGCCCACGGTGCACAAGATGCTGACCCTGTGCGCCGCCGGCGACAATGGCCTGCCGGACGCGCGTACCGCCTACCGCGAGGCCTGCAACGCCACCAGCCCCAAGGCCAACTTCAACTGGAGCCACCCGGTGGTCTATCACGCCGGGCGAGAATCCAATTGGTTCTTCCTGGCGAATAATTCAGAGTCGGTGGCCTTCCCGGTGTTTGCCGAACACTATCGCAAGTTGTGCGCGCGGGTGCTGGAAGGTGAGAAGCTGGCCGCGCCGCAGCAGCTGAAGCTGGAGGAAAACCCGGGCAAACCGCTGAGCAAGGCAGCGAATGCGCAGAAGCTGGCGGCGCTGCGCGCAGAGTTCGATCTCTAA
- a CDS encoding outer membrane beta-barrel protein: MARPLFLLAVPLLTLCTQAQADFYSHRYAGVSISDATLQGFCSGAEAFVQGISASNSTCSSGGDGWKVYGGWRWSPLLAVELSYQQLPTSSLDFRVNGDRDDYIRAQDEIKTRLANAFVVGHWPLGSGFSLFGKAGGGIWLAEFTERQSGQLYARYLQQDGTVNEVLVSVNGKAADNDSGFQWGYGAGISYRYHNSWTLRAEWESFSDVGSDKFRSSFDVQTASLGWSMHF; this comes from the coding sequence ATGGCGAGGCCCCTCTTTCTGCTAGCGGTACCCCTTCTCACCCTGTGCACACAGGCACAGGCCGATTTCTATTCCCACCGCTACGCCGGTGTCAGTATCAGCGACGCTACGCTGCAGGGGTTCTGCAGCGGTGCCGAGGCGTTCGTGCAGGGTATCAGCGCCAGTAATAGCACCTGCAGCAGCGGCGGCGATGGCTGGAAGGTCTACGGCGGCTGGCGCTGGTCGCCGCTGCTGGCGGTAGAGCTCAGTTACCAGCAGCTGCCAACATCCAGTCTGGATTTCCGCGTTAACGGCGACCGCGACGACTACATTCGCGCGCAGGACGAAATCAAAACCCGCCTCGCCAATGCGTTTGTCGTCGGCCACTGGCCGCTCGGCAGCGGCTTCAGCCTGTTTGGCAAGGCCGGCGGCGGTATCTGGCTGGCGGAATTTACCGAACGGCAGTCCGGCCAGCTGTACGCCAGGTACCTGCAGCAGGACGGCACCGTTAACGAAGTTCTGGTGTCGGTCAACGGCAAGGCCGCCGACAACGACAGCGGTTTTCAATGGGGCTACGGCGCCGGCATCAGCTACCGCTACCACAACAGCTGGACCCTGCGCGCCGAGTGGGAGAGCTTCAGCGATGTGGGCAGTGACAAGTTCCGCAGCAGCTTCGACGTGCAGACGGCCTCCCTGGGGTGGAGTATGCATTTCTGA
- a CDS encoding putative sulfate exporter family transporter, translated as MWIRLLAIAGGAMVLAQLPQLAGVGLSALPLAILLGLIYGNLSQRPAQAAAQAPILWCQRHALRAGIVLFGFNLSFQQIAALGWQVVAIDLLVIGTVLAVGIFVGERLLGLSRELAVLTSVGSAVCGAAAILATEPVTRARQQDVAVAVATVVLFGTLAMFSYPLIYTAAGLPPSAFGVYIGSTVHEVAQAVAAGQSIDATAMRSAVVAKLLRVMLLAPVVLVLGALLFRRRDTAANGGAGVAVPWFVFGFIAAAGINSAIALPDFLLGGMRLAAQLLLALGMAALGIKTHWRSIRRAGVRPLLLSALLFVLLLGGGLLLNAGFYH; from the coding sequence ATGTGGATTCGATTGTTAGCGATTGCCGGCGGCGCCATGGTGCTGGCGCAGCTTCCGCAACTGGCGGGTGTCGGCTTGTCGGCGCTGCCGCTGGCAATACTGCTGGGGCTGATTTACGGAAACCTGTCGCAACGGCCTGCGCAGGCAGCGGCGCAGGCGCCAATCCTCTGGTGTCAGCGCCATGCACTGCGCGCGGGAATCGTACTGTTCGGGTTCAACCTCAGTTTCCAGCAGATAGCGGCGCTGGGCTGGCAGGTGGTTGCCATCGACCTGCTGGTCATTGGCACGGTGCTCGCAGTGGGCATCTTTGTCGGCGAGCGACTGTTGGGATTGTCGCGCGAGCTGGCAGTACTGACCTCGGTGGGCAGTGCGGTATGCGGCGCCGCCGCCATCCTCGCCACAGAACCGGTAACGCGGGCGCGACAGCAGGACGTCGCCGTCGCGGTGGCCACCGTGGTGCTGTTTGGCACCCTGGCGATGTTCAGCTATCCGCTGATCTACACCGCCGCCGGCCTGCCGCCATCGGCGTTCGGGGTTTACATCGGCAGTACCGTACACGAAGTGGCACAGGCGGTGGCGGCGGGGCAGTCGATTGATGCAACGGCGATGCGCAGTGCCGTGGTGGCCAAGCTGCTGCGGGTGATGCTGCTGGCGCCGGTGGTGTTGGTGCTCGGCGCGCTGCTGTTCCGCAGGCGCGATACCGCCGCGAATGGCGGCGCTGGTGTGGCGGTGCCCTGGTTCGTGTTCGGCTTTATCGCTGCGGCCGGGATCAACAGCGCAATCGCCCTGCCGGATTTTCTGCTCGGCGGGATGCGGCTGGCTGCGCAGTTGCTGCTGGCACTGGGGATGGCGGCGCTGGGGATAAAGACGCACTGGCGCAGCATTCGCCGCGCCGGCGTCAGGCCATTGCTACTGTCGGCGCTGCTGTTTGTCCTGTTATTGGGCGGCGGTTTGCTGCTGAACGCGGGGTTTTACCACTGA
- a CDS encoding LysR family transcriptional regulator, translating into MNINLRQLRLLEATSRLGRLTDAADEQAISQSAASQSIRELERTLGYRLFLRIGRHLEPSEAGRQIMPRVREILALVDGLESPQQEVIGGDFHVAASVTVGCYLLPHLMAEFCRRHPRVVPRISIGNSGEILAMLEKGRAQLGIIEGPATHAELEIGLWRKDRLSVFCAADHPLAPHRQLDLEGLGAQRWIVREPGSGTRQVFDSAMQATAIAPVIALALPRQEAIKQSVLAGLGIGCLSALAIADEVATGQLVELDTPLQLVRNLSWIAARDRRTAGIVDTFLELLREQSAP; encoded by the coding sequence ATGAATATCAATCTGCGCCAACTGCGACTGCTGGAAGCCACTAGCCGTCTGGGCCGGCTGACGGATGCCGCGGACGAGCAGGCAATCAGCCAGTCTGCCGCCAGCCAGTCGATCCGCGAGCTGGAGCGCACCCTTGGCTACCGGCTGTTCCTGCGCATCGGGCGCCACCTGGAGCCGAGTGAAGCCGGACGGCAGATAATGCCGCGGGTACGGGAGATACTGGCGCTGGTCGACGGCCTGGAATCGCCGCAACAGGAGGTGATCGGCGGCGACTTCCATGTTGCCGCCAGTGTCACCGTGGGCTGCTACCTGCTGCCACACCTGATGGCGGAATTCTGCCGCCGCCACCCCCGGGTGGTGCCACGCATCAGTATCGGTAACAGCGGCGAGATTCTGGCGATGCTGGAAAAGGGCCGCGCACAGCTGGGCATTATCGAGGGACCAGCGACACACGCAGAGCTGGAGATAGGCCTGTGGCGCAAAGACCGCTTAAGCGTCTTCTGCGCTGCCGATCACCCGCTGGCGCCACACCGGCAGCTCGACCTCGAAGGCCTCGGCGCGCAGCGCTGGATTGTGCGGGAACCCGGCTCGGGCACGCGACAGGTTTTCGACAGTGCCATGCAGGCAACCGCGATTGCGCCGGTGATCGCGCTCGCGCTGCCGCGCCAGGAGGCGATCAAGCAGTCGGTACTGGCGGGATTGGGAATCGGTTGCCTGTCGGCCCTGGCGATTGCCGATGAAGTTGCCACCGGCCAGCTCGTGGAGCTGGACACACCGCTGCAACTGGTGCGCAACCTGTCGTGGATAGCAGCGCGCGACCGCCGCACTGCGGGCATCGTCGATACCTTCCTGGAGTTGCTGAGAGAGCAGAGTGCACCATAG
- the pstS gene encoding phosphate ABC transporter substrate-binding protein PstS, translated as MDKKAGFTRSKKWPFALLFALTLVLAALAVHFYAGFDSSREEQSYTGPVRVLGSGASFPAPLYQRWFRDIYREESDIQVDYQSIGSGAGIANFLAGRTDFAGSDYPLSESEAAKVEGGVIQLPMAAGAIVFVYNLPGIQRLNLSRGVLADIASGKIQNWNDPRIRESNPKAALPDLKLTLVARAEASGTSFHMSSHIAAYSKTFRTQVGASKSPNWPQALKNRGALILARGNFGVASMVASVPGALGYVQFSYAKLPNLQMAALENRAGNMIYPSMASFRAAVASVQDHLALEEIADPEGGDVYPLISLSWLIMRRKYNDPDVLAVMKAIVRYGLTRGQESEAAMGYIPFPRSSRKKIIEYFDKHGGSGS; from the coding sequence ATGGACAAAAAAGCCGGGTTTACGCGCAGCAAAAAGTGGCCGTTCGCACTGCTGTTTGCGCTGACACTGGTTCTGGCTGCGCTGGCAGTGCACTTTTACGCGGGGTTTGACTCCAGTCGCGAGGAGCAGAGTTATACCGGGCCGGTGCGGGTCCTGGGTTCGGGTGCCAGTTTTCCCGCGCCGCTGTATCAGCGCTGGTTTCGCGATATCTACCGCGAAGAGAGCGACATCCAGGTGGACTACCAGAGTATCGGCAGTGGCGCCGGCATTGCCAATTTTCTGGCAGGGCGCACGGATTTTGCCGGTTCGGATTACCCGCTTTCGGAATCGGAAGCCGCGAAGGTGGAGGGCGGTGTTATCCAGTTGCCAATGGCGGCCGGCGCGATTGTGTTCGTCTACAACCTGCCGGGTATCCAGCGGCTCAACCTGTCGCGCGGCGTGTTGGCGGATATCGCCAGCGGCAAAATCCAGAATTGGAATGATCCGAGAATCCGCGAGAGCAATCCGAAAGCGGCGCTGCCCGATTTGAAACTGACCCTGGTTGCCCGCGCCGAAGCCAGCGGCACAAGCTTTCATATGAGCAGCCACATTGCGGCATACAGCAAAACGTTCAGGACCCAGGTGGGAGCCAGCAAGTCGCCGAACTGGCCTCAGGCCCTCAAGAATCGCGGTGCGCTTATTCTGGCGCGGGGCAACTTCGGTGTCGCCAGTATGGTGGCGTCTGTGCCCGGAGCTCTCGGTTATGTGCAGTTTTCGTACGCCAAGCTGCCAAACCTGCAAATGGCGGCGCTGGAAAACCGTGCGGGGAATATGATTTATCCGTCGATGGCATCATTTCGGGCGGCAGTCGCCAGCGTGCAGGATCATTTAGCGCTGGAGGAGATCGCTGACCCGGAAGGCGGCGACGTTTATCCGCTGATCAGCTTGTCCTGGTTGATCATGCGGCGTAAATACAATGACCCGGATGTCCTTGCGGTCATGAAGGCGATCGTGCGCTACGGGCTCACCAGGGGGCAGGAATCAGAGGCGGCGATGGGGTATATCCCGTTCCCCAGATCGAGCCGCAAAAAAATAATCGAATACTTCGACAAACACGGCGGTAGCGGCTCGTAA
- the pstS gene encoding phosphate ABC transporter substrate-binding protein PstS, with translation MITACSKEAPGSAQPEDASATTSAVKLNGSGASFPFPIYSKWFKDFSREESNIRVDYQAKGSGAGIQDFINGVVDFAASDAAMKEKEIAQVKQGAVLLPMTAGEVVLAYHLDGVDTLKLPRDVYPQIFMGKITRWNDPKIAAANPGVNLPDEKITVVARSDSSGTSFVFTGHLSAINPEFASSVGHAKSPNWPTSANFVKAPKNDGVAAQIKQNPGAIGYVEYGYAKLTGLPVAELQNKSGKFVAPGPESGAAALASVEFPAGTLPGSQVPNLIAWASDPSGADAYPIASFTWLLAYAKQDKQKAAAIRKLVDYMLSDAAQGQADSLGYIPLPQAVRTKVREAAKFIQ, from the coding sequence ATGATTACTGCATGCTCTAAAGAAGCGCCAGGATCTGCCCAACCCGAAGATGCCAGCGCCACCACCAGTGCAGTGAAACTGAACGGCTCAGGTGCCAGCTTCCCCTTCCCCATCTACTCCAAGTGGTTCAAGGACTTTTCGCGTGAGGAAAGCAATATCCGCGTGGACTACCAGGCCAAGGGCAGCGGCGCCGGTATTCAGGACTTTATCAACGGTGTGGTGGATTTCGCCGCTTCCGATGCCGCGATGAAAGAGAAGGAAATCGCCCAGGTCAAGCAGGGCGCCGTGCTGCTGCCGATGACTGCCGGCGAAGTGGTACTGGCCTATCACCTGGATGGCGTTGATACCCTGAAGCTGCCGCGCGATGTCTACCCGCAGATCTTCATGGGCAAGATCACCCGCTGGAACGACCCCAAAATTGCGGCCGCCAACCCGGGTGTCAACCTGCCGGACGAAAAGATTACTGTCGTCGCCCGCTCCGATTCCTCCGGTACCTCTTTCGTATTTACCGGTCACCTGAGCGCCATCAACCCGGAGTTTGCCTCCTCTGTCGGCCACGCCAAGTCACCCAACTGGCCCACGTCTGCCAACTTCGTCAAAGCACCGAAAAACGACGGTGTCGCCGCGCAGATCAAGCAGAACCCGGGCGCTATCGGCTACGTTGAATACGGTTATGCCAAACTGACCGGCCTGCCGGTGGCAGAACTGCAAAACAAGTCCGGCAAGTTTGTTGCTCCGGGACCCGAATCCGGTGCTGCTGCACTGGCCAGCGTCGAGTTTCCGGCCGGCACCCTGCCCGGAAGCCAGGTACCGAACCTGATCGCCTGGGCCTCCGACCCCAGCGGCGCCGATGCCTACCCGATCGCCAGCTTCACCTGGCTGCTGGCCTACGCCAAGCAGGACAAGCAGAAGGCGGCCGCCATACGCAAACTGGTAGACTACATGCTGAGCGACGCGGCTCAGGGACAGGCGGACAGCCTCGGCTACATTCCGCTCCCGCAAGCAGTGCGCACCAAGGTACGTGAAGCGGCCAAGTTCATCCAGTAA